The Taeniopygia guttata chromosome 6, bTaeGut7.mat, whole genome shotgun sequence genome contains a region encoding:
- the ADRA2A gene encoding alpha-2A adrenergic receptor, producing MFNLERPFTERGHFFSSMEYQRQLEEEEGYPPPGANGTFNDSGAGPGWGTPYPLHTTITLISLASLLMLFTVFGNVLVIIAVFTSRALKAPQNLFLVSLASADILVATLVIPFSLANEVMGYWYFGKVWCEIYLALDVLFCTSSIVHLCAISLDRYWSITQAIEYNLKRTPRRIKCIIFIVWVISAVISFPPLISIEKKSGQQADQGVAGCKINDEKWYIISSSIGSFFAPCLIMILVYMRIYQIAKRRTRVPPNKRAERPEKKQNGLTDKEDLPATAQLNGEKAAGGSGGQEGEVNGIDMEETSSSEHQENNQCKKSERPLKGKTKTKLSQIKPGDSLPRKTEEERNTKGSRWRGRQNREKRFTFVLAVVIGVFVICWFPFFFTYTLTAVCESCSVPDTLFKFFFWFGYCNSSLNPVIYTIFNHDFRRAFKRILCRIERKRNV from the coding sequence ATGTTTAACCTGGAGCGCCCGTTCACGGAGAGGGGCCACTTCTTCTCCTCCATGGAGTACCAGcggcagctggaggaggaggagggctaCCCCCCTCCCGGCGCTAATGGGACCTTCAACGAcagcggggccggcccgggctGGGGCACGCCGTACCCTCTGCACACCACCATCACTCTCATCAGCCTGGCCAGCTTGCTCATGCTGTTCACCGTCTTTGGCAACGTCCTGGTCATCATCGCTGTCTTCACCAGCCGGGCGCTCAAAGCCCCCCAGAACCTCTTCCTGGTCTCCTTAGCCTCAGCTGACATCCTGGTGGCCACGCTGGTCATCCCCTTCTCGCTGGCAAATGAGGTGATGGGGTACTGGTACTTCGGTAAAGTCTGGTGTGAGATCTACCTGGCTTTGGATGTGCTGTTCTGCACCTCCTCCATTGTGCACCTCTGTGCCATCAGCCTGGACCGGTACTGGTCCATCACGCAAGCCATCGAGTACAACCTCAAGCGTACCCCGCGACGCATCAAATGCATCATCTTCATCGTCTGGGTCATCTCGGCTGTCATCTCCTTCCCACCACTCATCTCCATCGAGAAGAAGAGTGGGCAGCAGGCTGACCAGGGGGTGGCAGGGTGCAAGATCAACGATGAGAAGTGGTACATCATCTCTTCTAGCATCGGCTCCTTCTTTGCCCCCTGCCTCATCATGATCCTGGTCTACATGCGCATCTACCAGATAGCCAAGAGGAGAACCAGGGTCCCACCGAACAAGCGGGCAGAGCGCCCCGAGAAGAAGCAGAATGGCTTGACTGACAAGGAGGACCTGCCAGCCACAGCGCAGCTCAATGgggagaaggcagcaggaggcagTGGTGGGCAAGAGGGAGAGGTCAATGGTATAGACATGGAGGAGACCTCTTCCTCTGAGCACCAGGAGAACAACCAGTGTAAGAAGTCAGAGAGACCATTGAAAGGAAAGACCAAGACTAAGCTGAGCCAAATTAAGCCCGGGGACAGTTTACCCAGGAAgacagaggaggagaggaacaCCAAAGGGTCCCGCTGGAGAGGCAGGCAGAACCGGGAGAAGCGTTTCACCTTTGTGCTTGCAGTGGTGATCGGGGTCTTTGTCATCTGCTGGTTCCCCTTCTTCTTCACCTACACGCTGACGGCCGTCTGCGAGAGCTGCTCCGTGCCTGACACCCTCTTCAAGTTCTTCTTCTGGTTTGGTTACTGCAATAGCTCCTTGAACCCCGTCATCTATACCATTTTCAACCATGACTTCAGACGGGCTTTCAAAAGGATCCTCTGCAGGATagagaggaaaaggaatgtTTGA